The segment TAAACATTTTGGAGGATTTTACCCTGCCCGTATCCAGGTGCAGATAGCGTTTTGCGGAATATTCCACCCGCTCGCCGGTAACGTCTCTGATATGATCTTTCAGAATGAGTTGGATAAAATACGTCTGTGGCACAAAAGGCTCCTTTACCTTAGGAGATACTCAAGTTGTTGGGGATCATTGCCCCGGGAGTATAAGCAAATGCGCGGATCAGAAACAATAAAACCTGCTCGTTGGACGGGGTATTCATATTTTCCGGCCAGTTCAGAGAGGGCAGTGAATGCGTGTTCATCGGACACCAGAAGCATACCGTTTCCCATATTCCAAAGGCGGTATGCGGTTTTTTCGGGAATGGCTCCCAGTTCCTGAATTTTCTTCATCACGGGGTGGGGGTCAAAAAGGGTATTCAGATCCGCACCAAAACCTGAACTTTTCAACACCCGGGTAAAATTTTCACCGATCCCGCCACCGGTGATATGGGCGATGCCGTAGAGTGGCACACGGGCTTTCATCAAATCGGTAATCAAGGGAGCAAAAATCCGGGATGGGGTCAGCAGGATTTCTCCCCAGGATTGATTTTCGGACCATGATTTGGTATGCCATTCCGGACCAAAGGCCTCATGCATCACTTTCCGGATCAGGGAAAATCCATTGCTCCGGAATCCCCGGGAGGCCAGGGAAACCACCATCTGGCCGGGACGGATATTCGAACCGTCAATGAGCTCGGATCCTTCAGGAATGAGTCCTGTCGCCGTGGAACACCAGTTAAAGTGCATGCGGTCTCCATATCCGCCAATTCGCCCGCCCAGTTCAGCTATTTCACCGCCGGTTACGGTCATACGGGCAAGCTTAACCGCCTTATAGAGTCCGCCCATCAGAGCATCTACAATCTCATGATCAAGAAAATCCACATCCAGAATATTGGAAAGATTGACAGCCTCAATACCGTTGGCTGCCAGGTCATCGGCTGTCATGGCAACCAGATCGAAACCCAGGGTATCATAGATACCGGTCCGCTCAGCCAATTCGATTTTCGTCCCGATACCATCCGACGAAATCCCCACCTTAACTCCGCGATAGTCCATGACATTGGAAAAAACACCATCTACTGCCATCAAAGGGTTACCTGATCCGGGGGGACGATGCATAAAACTTTTTTTTGCCCATGAATAAGCGGTGCGGGAGCATTGATTTCCAAGATCGATATCAATGCCGCTTTTGGTGGATTCAGCCATGGGATCCTCTATGTCAGTTGGGAATTTTTTGTATTGTGCGTATCTTTAACATCACGGCGGGAAATTCCCGTTTTTTTTCTTAAAAAGCAATGAAAACGTTTAAACGTTTAAATGTTTAAATGTTTAAACGTTGATTCGCAGCGCTCAGTATTCAAAAAGAACACCTTAAACACCGAAGATGCCGGAATTTTTGAATACTATAAAATGGCAATTGAATACTGAGCACAATCCTGATAAACCGGCCCTACTCCGTAAAGATTAAAAAGAGATAATTTTTTACAAATCTTATAAAAACTAAATTTCTAACGGGCGGCTTCTTCGGCAATTTTCAGAAGGAGTTGTTCCGTTTCATTCCATCCGAGGCACGGATCGGTAATGGATTTGCCAAACACCGTGCCGCTTGATTCCTGTCGTCCACCCACGAGATAACTTTCAATCATCAACCCTTTAATGATTTTTTTTAATTCGGGGTTGTGATAACGGCTTTGCATCACCTCCATGGCGATGCGTGGTTGTTCTTCATAGCGTTTATTGGAATTATCATGGTTGACATCCACAATGAGGGAGGGATTTTTCAGTTCCTGTTTCAAATAGAAATAACTGATTCGGAGAAGGTCTTCATAATGATAGTTGGGGACACGTATTCCCGAAGGATCCACAGCGCCCCGGAGAACACCATGGGCTAAAGGATTTCCATCTGTCCGGACTTCTTTATTGTTATAAACAAACACATGTGAATGCTGGGCGGCATAGATGGATTCCAGCATCACCCGGACTTCACCGGATGTGGGATTTTTCATTCCCACGGGAATATCCAATCCACTTACTGTGAGTCGGTGTTGC is part of the Candidatus Neomarinimicrobiota bacterium genome and harbors:
- a CDS encoding phosphoribosylformylglycinamidine cyclo-ligase, with the protein product MAESTKSGIDIDLGNQCSRTAYSWAKKSFMHRPPGSGNPLMAVDGVFSNVMDYRGVKVGISSDGIGTKIELAERTGIYDTLGFDLVAMTADDLAANGIEAVNLSNILDVDFLDHEIVDALMGGLYKAVKLARMTVTGGEIAELGGRIGGYGDRMHFNWCSTATGLIPEGSELIDGSNIRPGQMVVSLASRGFRSNGFSLIRKVMHEAFGPEWHTKSWSENQSWGEILLTPSRIFAPLITDLMKARVPLYGIAHITGGGIGENFTRVLKSSGFGADLNTLFDPHPVMKKIQELGAIPEKTAYRLWNMGNGMLLVSDEHAFTALSELAGKYEYPVQRAGFIVSDPRICLYSRGNDPQQLEYLLR
- a CDS encoding 3-deoxy-7-phosphoheptulonate synthase — encoded protein: MAFHIIQDLPRPEEMLKELPLPESLRRVKEDRDEAVSMIIRGESSAFLVIVGPCSAHDPDAVCEYVSRLAGVQEKVRDSLLLIPRIYTNKPRTLGTGYKGMLHQPNPMAKPNIVEGIKALRKMHIRAMAESHLSAADEMLYPGNYPYVEDLLSYVAIGARSVANQQHRLTVSGLDIPVGMKNPTSGEVRVMLESIYAAQHSHVFVYNNKEVRTDGNPLAHGVLRGAVDPSGIRVPNYHYEDLLRISYFYLKQELKNPSLIVDVNHDNSNKRYEEQPRIAMEVMQSRYHNPELKKIIKGLMIESYLVGGRQESSGTVFGKSITDPCLGWNETEQLLLKIAEEAAR